A window of the Phaseolus vulgaris cultivar G19833 chromosome 5, P. vulgaris v2.0, whole genome shotgun sequence genome harbors these coding sequences:
- the LOC137835574 gene encoding E3 ubiquitin-protein ligase RHF2A isoform X1, which translates to MEGAGMEGNDINDDGNKSEAHLTSAAAFVEGGIQDACDDACSICLEAFCDSDPSTVTSCKHEFHLQCILEWCQRSSQCPMCWQPISLKDPTSQELLEAVERERNFRINPPRNATIFHHPTLGDFELQHLPVGASDADLEERIIQHLAAAAAMGRARHIARREGQRNRSSAQGRPHFLVFSTHPNSPPMAPTSSSPSQRGDDEPTPTIAVSNLSPTPATGDQSSQVTLVAPVQADQVSALGTDHQGSSYSNRRSPNQSSPSSQDRAGPSEFQSFSESLKSKLNAVSTRYKESISKSTKGWKERWFSRNNAMSDIGSDVRREVNAGIATVSRMMERLETRDSIRSNSNSAPSNLEDGSVQAPNDQPLAGTEGGSLLGDNNTKASCAAGSSSN; encoded by the exons ATGGAG GGTGCTGGGATGGAGGGGAATGATATCAATGATGACGGTAATAAGTCTGAGGCGCATTTGACTTCCGCCGCTGCTTTTGTTGAGGGTGGAATTCAGGATGCTTGTGATGATGCTTGTAGCATATGCCTCGAAGCCTTCTGTGACAGTGATCCTTCCACG GTTACCAGTTGCAAGCATGAGTTTCATCTTCAGTGCATTCTCGAATG GTGTCAAAGAAGCTCCCAGTGCCCCATGTGTTGGCAACCTATCAGTCTCAAAGATCCAACAAG CCAAGAATTACTTGAGGCAGTGGAAAGAGAGCGAAACTTTAGGATCAATCCACCTAGAAATGCCACAATATTTCATCATCCAACACTGGGGGATTTTGAGTTACAACAT TTGCCAGTTGGAGCTAGTGATGCTGATCTTGAAGAGCGTATAATCCAACACTTGGCTGCTGCAGCAGCAATGGGAAGAGCACGCCACATTGCTAGAAGGGAAGGTCAGAGAAACAGGTCATCAGCTCAAGGTCGCCCACACTTTTTAGTTTTTTCGACTCATCCTAATTCACCTCCCATGGCTCCTACTTCTTCCTCTCCATCTCAGAGGGGAGATGATGAACCAACTCCTACAATTGCTGTTTCCAATCTGTCTCCAACTCCTGCAACGGGAGACCAATCATCACAAGTGACTTTAGTTGCTCCTGTTCAAGCAGACCAGGTTTCTGCTCTTGGTACAGATCATCAGGGATCATCTTACAGCAATAg GAGATCTCCTAATCAGTCATCTCCAAGTAGTCAAGACAGAGCAGGGCCATCAGAATTCCAGTCATTTTCAGAGTCTCTGAAATCGAAACTGAATGCTGTGTCAACAAG ATACAAGGAGTCAATTTCCAAGAGTACAAAAGGGTGGAAGGAGAGATGGTTTTCTCGTAACAATGCTATGTCTGATATTGGATCTGATGTTAGGCGAGAAGTTAATGCAGGGATTGCAACTGTGTCGCGCATGATGGAACGTCTGGAGACCAGAGACAGTATTAGAAGCAATAGTAATTCAGCTCCAAGTAATTTAGAGGATGGTTCAGTTCAAGCACCTAATGATCAACCTTTAGCTGGCACTGAAGGGGGCAGTCTTTTGGGAGACAATAACACAAAAGCTTCTTGTGCTGCAGGTTCTAGTTCGAATTAA
- the LOC137835574 gene encoding E3 ubiquitin-protein ligase RHF2A isoform X2, which yields MEGNDINDDGNKSEAHLTSAAAFVEGGIQDACDDACSICLEAFCDSDPSTVTSCKHEFHLQCILEWCQRSSQCPMCWQPISLKDPTSQELLEAVERERNFRINPPRNATIFHHPTLGDFELQHLPVGASDADLEERIIQHLAAAAAMGRARHIARREGQRNRSSAQGRPHFLVFSTHPNSPPMAPTSSSPSQRGDDEPTPTIAVSNLSPTPATGDQSSQVTLVAPVQADQVSALGTDHQGSSYSNRRSPNQSSPSSQDRAGPSEFQSFSESLKSKLNAVSTRYKESISKSTKGWKERWFSRNNAMSDIGSDVRREVNAGIATVSRMMERLETRDSIRSNSNSAPSNLEDGSVQAPNDQPLAGTEGGSLLGDNNTKASCAAGSSSN from the exons ATGGAGGGGAATGATATCAATGATGACGGTAATAAGTCTGAGGCGCATTTGACTTCCGCCGCTGCTTTTGTTGAGGGTGGAATTCAGGATGCTTGTGATGATGCTTGTAGCATATGCCTCGAAGCCTTCTGTGACAGTGATCCTTCCACG GTTACCAGTTGCAAGCATGAGTTTCATCTTCAGTGCATTCTCGAATG GTGTCAAAGAAGCTCCCAGTGCCCCATGTGTTGGCAACCTATCAGTCTCAAAGATCCAACAAG CCAAGAATTACTTGAGGCAGTGGAAAGAGAGCGAAACTTTAGGATCAATCCACCTAGAAATGCCACAATATTTCATCATCCAACACTGGGGGATTTTGAGTTACAACAT TTGCCAGTTGGAGCTAGTGATGCTGATCTTGAAGAGCGTATAATCCAACACTTGGCTGCTGCAGCAGCAATGGGAAGAGCACGCCACATTGCTAGAAGGGAAGGTCAGAGAAACAGGTCATCAGCTCAAGGTCGCCCACACTTTTTAGTTTTTTCGACTCATCCTAATTCACCTCCCATGGCTCCTACTTCTTCCTCTCCATCTCAGAGGGGAGATGATGAACCAACTCCTACAATTGCTGTTTCCAATCTGTCTCCAACTCCTGCAACGGGAGACCAATCATCACAAGTGACTTTAGTTGCTCCTGTTCAAGCAGACCAGGTTTCTGCTCTTGGTACAGATCATCAGGGATCATCTTACAGCAATAg GAGATCTCCTAATCAGTCATCTCCAAGTAGTCAAGACAGAGCAGGGCCATCAGAATTCCAGTCATTTTCAGAGTCTCTGAAATCGAAACTGAATGCTGTGTCAACAAG ATACAAGGAGTCAATTTCCAAGAGTACAAAAGGGTGGAAGGAGAGATGGTTTTCTCGTAACAATGCTATGTCTGATATTGGATCTGATGTTAGGCGAGAAGTTAATGCAGGGATTGCAACTGTGTCGCGCATGATGGAACGTCTGGAGACCAGAGACAGTATTAGAAGCAATAGTAATTCAGCTCCAAGTAATTTAGAGGATGGTTCAGTTCAAGCACCTAATGATCAACCTTTAGCTGGCACTGAAGGGGGCAGTCTTTTGGGAGACAATAACACAAAAGCTTCTTGTGCTGCAGGTTCTAGTTCGAATTAA
- the LOC137835575 gene encoding fasciclin-like arabinogalactan protein 15, with translation MGSGIYGASDLRILCTVVLMVYGLPQALTLRESSPSSPTAQINSNSILVALLDSQYTELAELVEKAMLLEKLEETVATHNITIFAPTNQALDRNLDADFKRFLLQPANLHSLQTLLLSHIIPTQIGSQTLIRHVTTLSNHQIRLSANLTAVDQARVTHPDVLTRPDGVIHAIDRLLLPRSVEHDFNRRRTLRSISAVKPEGAPEVDPRTHRLKKPPPPAKPGSSPALSIYDALSPGPSLAPAPAPGPGGPHHHFNGEKQVKDFIHTLLHYGGYNEMADILVNLTSLAVEMGHLVSEGYILTVLAPNDEAVAKLTTEQLSEPGAPERIMYYHIIPEYQTEESMYNAVRRFGKVRYDTLRLPHKVVAQEADGSVKFGRGDGSAYLFDPDIYTDGRISVQGIDGVLFPIDEEEEAERVKPATRSGQPAAKVVMHRRGKLQETACWMLGAFGQHSRFTTCQ, from the exons ATGGGTAGCGGCATCTACGGCGCTTCCGACCTCCGCATTTTGTGCACCGTCGTCTTAATGGTGTATGGTTTGCCTCAGGCATTAACGTTGCGAGAGTCTTCTCCGTCGTCACCGACGGCTCAGATTAATTCGAACTCAATCTTAGTTGCTCTTCTGGACTCGCAGTACACGGAACTGGCGGAGCTTGTGGAAAAAGCAATGCTGTTGGAGAAACTAGAAGAGACGGTGGCTACACACAACATAACAATTTTCGCTCCGACCAACCAAGCTTTGGACCGGAACCTCGACGCTGATTTCAAGCGCTTCCTTCTCCAACCCGCGAACCTTCACTCCCTCCAAACGCTTCTCCTCTCTCACATCATCCCCACGCAAATCGGATCCCAAACCCTAATCCGCCACGTCACCACTCTCTCCAACCACCAAATCCGTCTCTCCGCAAACCTCACCGCCGTCGACCAGGCCCGCGTTACACACCCGGATGTCCTCACCCGACCCGACGGCGTCATACACGCCATCGACCGCCTCCTCCTCCCTCGCTCCGTCGAGCACGACTTCAACCGCCGCCGCACCCTTCGCTCCATCTCCGCCGTCAAACCCGAGGGAGCCCCGGAGGTCGACCCGAGAACCCATCGTCTCAAAAAACCTCCTCCGCCTGCGAAGCCTGGCTCCTCTCCGGCTCTTTCGATATACGATGCCTTGTCTCCGGGACCATCCCTTGCTCCGGCGCCGGCGCCGGGGCCTGGTGGACCGCACCACCATTTCAATGGCGAGAAACAGGTGAAGGATTTCATCCACACACTTCTCCACTACGGTGGATACAACGAGATGGCAGACATTCTCGTGAATCTAACGTCGTTAGCCGTTGAAATGGGTCATTTAGTGTCTGAGGGTTACATTCTCACCGTTTTGGCTCCGAACGACGAAGCCGTGGCGAAGTTAACGACGGAACAGTTGAGTGAACCGGGTGCGCCGGAGCGGATAATGTACTATCACATAATACCGGAGTACCAGACGGAAGAGAGCATGTACAATGCGGTTCGAAGGTTCGGGAAGGTTCGTTACGATACTCTACGGTTGCCGCATAAGGTGGTTGCACAGGAGGCTGATGGGTCCGTTAAATTCGGGCGCGGGGACGGGTCGGCGTATTTGTTCGACCCGGACATATACACGGATGGTCGGATCTCGGTTCAGGGGATTGATGGGGTTTTGTTTCCGATTGATGAGGAGGAGGAGGCGGAGCGGGTTAAACCCGCTACCCGGTCGGGTCAACCCGCTGCAAAAGTTGTCATGCACAGGAGAG GAAAATTACAGGAAACAGCATGCTGGATGCTCGGAGCCTTTGGACAACATTCTAGATTCACCACTTGCCAATGA